One region of Thiomonas intermedia genomic DNA includes:
- a CDS encoding thioredoxin domain-containing protein, translating into MRARHRLGALLFCVALGGVLGAGAAQAAPANRLALSHDPYLLEHAHDPVDWYPWGPQALEKARRENKPIYLSIGYSACYWCHVAQRELYRDPRIAALMNRWFVNVLVDREQRPDIDHIYMLARQIMTRDSGWPNNVFLTPDLQPFYIGSYFPPKTTAQQTGFPILLATLHKNWTEHPAEVKRIAAQIAQAMQAAAVAGEASAPIDAAGWTQTAQAEALQRFDALDGGFAPATTAARFPQPPLLAWLLTRGAAGHPKDTQAAVFTLQAMSQGGLMDQLGGGFRRYAVDPGWSVPHFEMMLADNAQLLSVYARAYAQTRLPDLRWTAQRTADFLLRELRLPQGVFATSIAAETGGVEGATDLWTKAQIGAVLGKAQTASWFALYDLTPLHAGAQEGVLRQRRDVAERLLREGQLAARLQQLAPSRRALLAARNRRPQPRRDDKIVIADNALAIRALAQAGMALDDRELIAAAVRAADWTWQHAWNPRQRLLVHQWVGRHPGHPGFLDDYAELARAYLTLASVQPDARWSQRAGDLAAAMLTRFAAPDGSLRSAPTSDALPFPTPLQGDVHRPSGQSAALAVLVDLAQRTGQAHGAEAARRALRPMALQVSARPLDWPDLLQTLDSAAGRAVWPSSPAARLARPADCAGLPQGACSSDRVSVQWLGGATGGQGETLQLRIAPGFHINAHPASAPNLIATTVLAGGRALAGVRYPPPQSFRPAFAPQGIAVWEGQPRLELPTLTPAQRDTLALRVQACNATTCLAPSVLPISTSPPQPSPRVGRE; encoded by the coding sequence ATGCGTGCGCGGCATCGACTCGGCGCACTGCTGTTCTGCGTCGCCCTAGGGGGCGTGTTGGGGGCAGGTGCAGCCCAGGCGGCGCCCGCGAACCGGCTGGCCCTCTCGCACGATCCCTACCTGCTGGAACACGCCCACGATCCGGTGGACTGGTACCCGTGGGGACCGCAGGCCCTGGAGAAGGCGCGGCGCGAGAACAAGCCCATCTATCTCTCCATCGGCTACTCCGCCTGCTACTGGTGTCATGTGGCGCAGCGCGAGCTGTATCGCGACCCGCGTATCGCCGCGCTGATGAACCGCTGGTTCGTCAACGTTCTGGTTGACCGTGAGCAGCGGCCCGACATCGACCACATCTACATGCTGGCGCGGCAGATCATGACGCGCGACAGCGGTTGGCCGAACAACGTTTTTCTCACCCCCGATCTGCAGCCGTTCTACATCGGCAGCTACTTCCCGCCCAAGACCACGGCGCAGCAGACGGGCTTTCCCATCCTGCTCGCCACGCTGCACAAGAACTGGACCGAGCATCCGGCCGAGGTCAAGCGCATCGCCGCCCAGATCGCCCAGGCGATGCAGGCCGCGGCCGTGGCTGGGGAAGCCTCGGCGCCCATCGATGCGGCTGGATGGACGCAGACCGCGCAGGCCGAGGCCCTGCAGCGCTTCGATGCCCTCGACGGCGGTTTTGCCCCGGCCACCACGGCCGCGCGCTTTCCGCAGCCGCCGCTGCTGGCATGGCTGCTGACCCGCGGCGCCGCGGGCCATCCGAAGGACACGCAGGCCGCCGTGTTCACCCTGCAGGCCATGTCGCAGGGCGGGCTGATGGATCAGCTCGGCGGCGGCTTTCGCCGCTACGCCGTCGATCCCGGCTGGTCGGTGCCGCATTTCGAGATGATGCTGGCGGACAACGCCCAGCTGCTCTCGGTCTATGCGCGGGCCTACGCGCAGACCCGTCTGCCCGACCTGCGCTGGACCGCGCAGCGCACCGCCGACTTTCTGCTGCGCGAACTGCGCCTGCCCCAGGGCGTGTTCGCCACGTCCATCGCCGCCGAAACCGGCGGGGTGGAGGGCGCCACCGATCTGTGGACCAAGGCCCAGATTGGCGCCGTGCTCGGCAAGGCGCAGACCGCGTCGTGGTTCGCGCTTTACGACCTGACGCCGCTGCATGCCGGCGCGCAAGAAGGCGTGCTGCGCCAGCGGCGCGACGTGGCCGAGCGTTTGCTGCGCGAAGGGCAGTTGGCCGCGCGCCTGCAACAACTGGCGCCGTCGCGCCGCGCCCTGCTTGCCGCGCGTAACCGGCGGCCGCAGCCGCGGCGCGACGACAAGATCGTCATCGCCGACAACGCCCTGGCCATCCGCGCGCTGGCCCAGGCCGGCATGGCGCTGGACGACCGCGAGCTGATCGCTGCCGCGGTGCGCGCGGCCGACTGGACCTGGCAGCACGCCTGGAACCCGCGCCAGCGTCTGCTGGTGCATCAATGGGTGGGCCGCCACCCAGGCCATCCGGGCTTTCTCGACGACTACGCCGAACTCGCTCGGGCCTATCTCACCCTCGCCAGCGTGCAGCCCGATGCACGGTGGAGCCAGCGCGCCGGCGATCTGGCCGCAGCCATGCTGACGCGCTTCGCCGCGCCAGACGGCAGCCTGCGTTCGGCTCCCACATCCGATGCCCTGCCGTTCCCCACGCCCTTGCAGGGCGATGTGCACCGACCCTCCGGCCAGAGCGCGGCCCTGGCCGTGCTGGTCGATCTCGCCCAGCGCACCGGACAGGCGCATGGGGCCGAGGCCGCGCGCCGCGCACTGCGCCCCATGGCGCTGCAGGTCTCGGCCCGTCCGCTGGACTGGCCCGATCTGCTGCAGACGCTGGACAGCGCCGCCGGGCGCGCGGTCTGGCCGTCGTCGCCAGCCGCGCGGCTGGCGCGGCCTGCCGACTGCGCCGGTCTGCCGCAAGGCGCCTGCTCGTCCGATCGGGTCAGCGTGCAGTGGCTGGGCGGTGCAACCGGAGGCCAAGGCGAGACCTTGCAGTTGCGCATCGCGCCCGGTTTCCACATCAACGCCCACCCCGCTTCGGCACCGAATCTGATCGCCACGACCGTGCTGGCGGGCGGGCGGGCGCTGGCCGGGGTGCGCTACCCGCCGCCGCAGTCGTTCCGTCCCGCCTTCGCGCCGCAGGGCATCGCGGTGTGGGAGGGGCAGCCGAGGCTGGAACTGCCTACGCTCACGCCTGCCCAACGCGACACCCTGGCGCTGCGGGTGCAGGCCTGCAACGCCACGACCTGTCTGGCGCCGAGCGTGCTGCCGATTTCAACCTCCCCACCCCAGCCCTCCCCACGCGTGGGGAGGGAGTAA
- a CDS encoding Signal transduction histidine kinase, with protein MNLRSGLVILVMVLIALFSVLNWGVLMAPTDLSLGFASARAPLGLIMLALIVALAAVFLVYIVVLQAGMMGESRRVAKELKAQRELADKAEASRFDELRQLHSADQQALLSRVDQLDRELRSAIEAQANGINATLGELDDRLQKTGTPRLMG; from the coding sequence ATGAATCTGCGCAGCGGCCTGGTCATTCTGGTAATGGTGCTCATCGCCCTCTTTTCCGTACTGAACTGGGGCGTGTTGATGGCGCCCACCGATCTGTCGCTGGGCTTCGCCTCGGCGAGGGCGCCGCTGGGGCTGATCATGCTCGCGCTGATCGTGGCGCTGGCGGCCGTCTTCCTGGTCTACATCGTCGTGCTGCAGGCCGGCATGATGGGTGAATCGCGCCGCGTGGCCAAGGAACTCAAGGCACAGCGTGAACTGGCCGACAAGGCCGAGGCCTCGCGTTTCGACGAATTGCGTCAGCTGCACAGCGCTGACCAGCAAGCGCTGCTGTCCCGCGTCGATCAGCTCGACCGCGAACTGCGCAGCGCCATCGAAGCCCAGGCCAACGGCATCAACGCCACCCTGGGCGAGCTTGACGACCGCCTGCAAAAAACAGGGACGCCGCGGCTGATGGGCTGA
- a CDS encoding isocitrate/isopropylmalate dehydrogenase family protein produces the protein MSTRIPATLIAGDGIGPEIMDATLAALDALEAPFEWDSQVAGLGGVKTAGDPLPAATLASIRTTRLALKGPLETPSGGGYRSSNVRLREAFKLYANMRPTKTLIPGGRYDDVDLLVFRENVEGLYMGYEHYIPIDGDPHAVAIATGVNTRQGARNILDYTFRTAIALGRKKVTVVHKANIMKALTGIFLETAYMLHKEKYADQIELNDVIVDACCMKLVINPWQFDTLVTTNLFGDILSDLAAGLVGGLGMAPGANIGEDAAIFEAVHGSAPDIAGKGIANPIALMLAAALMLDHVDLHDKAGRLRQAISDTLNVDKIRTGDLGGRANTKAFTDAIISRINNG, from the coding sequence ATGAGCACCCGCATTCCCGCCACCCTGATCGCCGGAGACGGCATCGGCCCCGAGATCATGGACGCCACCCTGGCCGCACTCGACGCGCTTGAGGCGCCCTTCGAGTGGGACTCGCAGGTCGCCGGCCTGGGCGGGGTGAAGACGGCGGGCGACCCGCTGCCCGCGGCCACGCTGGCCAGCATCCGCACCACGCGGCTGGCGCTCAAGGGGCCGCTGGAAACGCCCTCGGGCGGCGGCTATCGCTCCAGCAACGTCCGCCTGCGCGAGGCGTTCAAGTTGTACGCCAATATGCGGCCCACCAAGACCCTGATCCCTGGCGGGCGCTATGACGATGTCGATCTGCTGGTGTTCCGGGAGAATGTGGAAGGCCTGTACATGGGCTACGAGCACTACATCCCGATCGACGGCGATCCGCACGCCGTGGCCATCGCCACCGGGGTGAACACGCGCCAGGGCGCGCGCAACATCCTCGACTACACCTTCCGCACCGCCATCGCCCTGGGGCGCAAGAAGGTCACGGTGGTGCACAAGGCCAACATCATGAAGGCGCTCACCGGCATCTTCCTGGAAACGGCCTACATGCTGCACAAGGAGAAGTACGCCGATCAGATCGAGCTCAATGATGTGATCGTCGACGCCTGCTGCATGAAGCTGGTCATCAACCCGTGGCAGTTCGACACCCTGGTGACGACCAATCTGTTCGGCGACATTCTGTCGGATCTGGCCGCCGGTCTGGTGGGCGGGCTGGGCATGGCGCCCGGTGCCAACATTGGCGAAGACGCGGCCATTTTCGAGGCGGTGCACGGCTCGGCCCCCGACATCGCGGGCAAGGGCATCGCCAATCCCATTGCGCTGATGCTGGCGGCCGCCCTCATGCTCGACCACGTCGATCTGCACGACAAGGCCGGCCGCCTGCGCCAGGCCATCTCCGACACCCTGAATGTCGACAAGATCCGCACCGGCGATCTGGGCGGGCGGGCCAATACCAAGGCCTTCACGGACGCGATCATCAGCCGCATCAACAACGGCTGA
- a CDS encoding SDR family NAD(P)-dependent oxidoreductase has product MSLNPRIDGWKGRRVWVIGASTGIGRACADALLRRGARVAVSARNAQALQHIEGALALPLDVTDAPALHAAMQTLQHAWGGLDLLLYCAGTYRPMRAAAFDLAAALQHDDVNYRGALHALDAALPVFNAQRSGHIALVSSVAGLGGLPQALAYGPTKAALINLAETLYLDLHPQGVGVHVINPGFVETPLTAQNTFAMPALISPEQAADAILAGLEAGRFDIHFPRRFTLWLKLLRLLPRGLYFRVVSRFTGL; this is encoded by the coding sequence ATGAGTCTGAACCCGCGCATCGACGGCTGGAAGGGCCGCCGCGTGTGGGTGATCGGCGCGTCCACCGGCATCGGCCGCGCTTGCGCCGATGCGCTGCTGCGGCGCGGCGCCCGGGTGGCCGTGTCGGCACGCAATGCCCAGGCCTTGCAGCACATCGAGGGCGCCCTGGCCCTTCCCCTGGACGTGACCGATGCGCCGGCGCTGCACGCCGCCATGCAGACCCTGCAGCACGCCTGGGGCGGTCTCGACCTGCTGCTGTATTGCGCAGGCACCTACCGGCCCATGCGCGCCGCCGCCTTCGACCTAGCCGCGGCCTTGCAGCACGACGACGTGAACTACCGCGGTGCGCTGCACGCGCTGGATGCGGCGCTGCCGGTCTTCAACGCCCAGCGCTCGGGCCATATCGCCCTCGTCAGCAGCGTGGCCGGCCTGGGCGGATTGCCGCAGGCGCTCGCCTACGGCCCGACCAAGGCGGCGCTGATCAACCTTGCCGAAACGCTCTATCTCGATCTGCATCCGCAGGGCGTCGGGGTGCATGTGATCAATCCGGGCTTCGTCGAAACCCCGCTGACGGCGCAGAACACGTTTGCCATGCCCGCGCTCATCAGCCCCGAGCAGGCGGCTGACGCCATCCTGGCCGGACTGGAGGCGGGGCGCTTCGACATCCACTTCCCGCGCCGCTTCACCCTGTGGCTCAAACTGCTGCGCCTGCTGCCGCGCGGGCTGTATTTCCGCGTCGTCAGCCGGTTCACCGGACTGTGA
- a CDS encoding DUF3833 domain-containing protein has translation MSSFFALRSWLSFRRGWLLAAVLGISLLSGCANVTPLAYRGQTPALDLKQYFNGRLTAVGIVFDRSGKMTRRFHVTIDASWKGDVGTLDEHFVYHDGAKQERIWTLRELPEKDGEKRYVGTAGDVIGEAIGRAAGNALNWHYTLALPVDGTIYHVQLDDWMYLMDDHVLLNHSVITKFGFKVGSVFLSFHKP, from the coding sequence ATGTCGTCCTTTTTTGCTTTGCGTTCCTGGCTGTCCTTCCGCCGTGGCTGGCTGCTGGCCGCCGTTCTGGGCATCAGCCTGCTGTCGGGCTGCGCCAATGTCACGCCGCTGGCCTACCGCGGGCAGACGCCCGCGCTCGATCTCAAGCAGTATTTCAACGGACGGCTCACGGCGGTGGGCATCGTGTTCGACCGCTCGGGCAAGATGACGCGGCGTTTTCACGTCACCATCGACGCCTCGTGGAAGGGCGACGTGGGCACGCTCGACGAGCACTTCGTCTACCACGACGGCGCCAAGCAGGAGCGCATCTGGACCCTCCGCGAGCTGCCGGAGAAAGACGGCGAGAAGCGCTACGTCGGTACCGCGGGCGATGTGATCGGCGAGGCCATCGGCCGCGCGGCGGGCAACGCGCTGAACTGGCACTACACCCTGGCGCTGCCGGTCGATGGCACGATCTATCACGTGCAGCTCGACGACTGGATGTACCTGATGGACGACCATGTGCTGCTCAACCATTCGGTCATCACCAAGTTCGGCTTCAAGGTGGGCAGCGTGTTCCTGTCCTTCCACAAGCCATGA
- a CDS encoding MFS transporter, translating to MRECRTAPSTGSLALLRYGAPSLAFAFVALPLYVYLPEHYATRYAVPLGYLGAVLLITRFADALFDPWLGRLADHLLRRGQAKPALIAACVLMFIGFAALFALPALLPFGDESGAFTLAFVGALLLTYLGFSAASIVHQAWGATLGADEAQLARTVAWREGLGLAGVLLAALVPQLGGARALVVVFAFALLAGLALMWRAPEPAPHHAARSVLHWRTLLEPLHNRRFVALLAVFVTSGIAAAIPATLVLFFIRDRLDAAVLAGVYLFAYFAAAGLLVPAWLRAVRRFGAARCWLVGMALAVTAFVWAALLQPGDRWGYAVVVVLSGAALGPDLVMPPALLAGVIREGGHGNRLEGSYFGLWNFATKLNLALAAGLALPLLALFGYRPGTIETGTLPPLVVAYCLLPSMLKLASAGLLWHFFVRARSGAAPLAS from the coding sequence ATGAGAGAGTGCCGGACTGCCCCGAGCACGGGCTCGCTCGCGCTATTGCGCTACGGGGCTCCCAGTCTGGCGTTCGCCTTCGTCGCCCTGCCGCTTTATGTGTATCTGCCGGAGCATTACGCCACGCGCTACGCGGTGCCGCTGGGCTACCTCGGGGCGGTGCTGCTGATCACCCGCTTTGCCGACGCGCTGTTCGACCCCTGGCTGGGACGGCTGGCCGATCATCTGCTGCGGCGCGGCCAGGCCAAACCCGCGCTGATCGCCGCCTGCGTGCTGATGTTCATCGGCTTTGCCGCGCTGTTCGCCTTGCCCGCGCTGCTGCCCTTCGGCGATGAAAGCGGCGCGTTCACGCTGGCGTTCGTCGGCGCACTGTTGCTCACCTATCTGGGCTTCAGCGCGGCGTCCATCGTGCACCAGGCCTGGGGAGCCACGCTGGGCGCTGACGAGGCACAACTGGCCCGCACCGTGGCCTGGCGCGAGGGTCTGGGGCTGGCCGGGGTGCTGCTGGCGGCCCTGGTGCCCCAACTGGGGGGCGCCAGGGCGCTGGTCGTCGTGTTCGCCTTCGCCCTGTTGGCCGGACTCGCGCTGATGTGGCGCGCGCCCGAACCCGCGCCGCACCACGCGGCCAGGTCCGTGCTGCACTGGCGCACGCTGCTGGAGCCGCTGCACAACCGGCGCTTCGTGGCCCTGCTCGCCGTTTTCGTCACCAGTGGCATCGCGGCGGCGATTCCGGCCACGCTGGTGCTGTTCTTCATCCGCGACCGGCTCGACGCGGCGGTGCTCGCTGGGGTCTATCTGTTCGCCTATTTCGCCGCGGCCGGCCTGCTGGTGCCGGCCTGGCTGCGCGCGGTGCGGCGCTTTGGCGCGGCACGCTGCTGGCTGGTCGGCATGGCGCTGGCGGTGACCGCCTTCGTCTGGGCCGCGCTGCTGCAGCCGGGTGATCGCTGGGGCTATGCGGTGGTGGTGGTGCTGTCGGGCGCGGCGCTCGGCCCCGATCTGGTGATGCCGCCGGCCCTGCTGGCCGGGGTCATACGCGAGGGCGGCCACGGCAACCGCCTCGAAGGCAGTTACTTCGGGTTGTGGAACTTTGCGACCAAGCTCAATCTCGCACTGGCTGCGGGGCTGGCCCTGCCGCTGCTGGCGCTGTTCGGCTACCGGCCGGGCACGATTGAAACCGGCACGCTGCCGCCGCTGGTGGTGGCGTACTGCCTGCTGCCCTCGATGCTCAAACTTGCTTCCGCCGGTCTGCTCTGGCACTTTTTTGTGCGTGCACGGTCAGGCGCGGCTCCCTTGGCTTCCTGA
- a CDS encoding chalcone isomerase family protein → MPAHAERSRRGLTRRHLLLAATATALPLPVLAQTAADIPEEVRAEMAGARLSGSGEFRYFGFLVYRATLWVGPQGLGAELGDAPFALQLRYARSLKGADIAARSEEEMRKLGEGGPQQRSAWLQAMQRLFPDVAEGDTLTGVFTPAGAAPAQSRFYFNGALRGAEGGTAFARAFFSIWLSPQTPAPDLRKALLARASASP, encoded by the coding sequence ATGCCCGCCCACGCTGAACGCAGCCGCCGTGGCCTGACGCGTCGCCACCTGCTGCTGGCCGCGACGGCCACGGCCCTGCCCCTGCCCGTGCTGGCGCAAACAGCGGCGGACATCCCCGAGGAGGTGCGCGCCGAGATGGCCGGGGCGCGGCTCTCGGGCAGTGGCGAGTTTCGCTACTTCGGCTTTCTCGTCTATCGCGCCACGCTCTGGGTCGGACCCCAGGGGCTGGGCGCGGAACTGGGCGACGCCCCTTTCGCCCTGCAACTGCGCTATGCCCGCAGCCTCAAGGGCGCCGACATCGCAGCGCGTTCGGAGGAAGAAATGCGCAAGCTCGGTGAAGGCGGGCCGCAGCAGCGCAGCGCCTGGCTGCAGGCCATGCAGCGCCTGTTTCCCGACGTAGCCGAAGGCGATACCCTGACCGGCGTGTTCACCCCAGCGGGCGCTGCACCGGCACAGTCGCGCTTCTACTTCAACGGCGCCCTGCGCGGTGCCGAGGGCGGCACGGCCTTCGCCCGGGCGTTCTTCTCCATCTGGCTGTCGCCCCAAACGCCTGCGCCCGATCTGCGCAAGGCGCTGCTGGCCAGGGCGTCGGCATCCCCATGA